One Pongo pygmaeus isolate AG05252 chromosome 10, NHGRI_mPonPyg2-v2.0_pri, whole genome shotgun sequence genomic window carries:
- the LOC129010217 gene encoding large ribosomal subunit protein eL21-like, with translation MTNTKGKRRGTRYMFSRPFRKHGVVPLATYMRIYKKGDIVDIKGMGTVQKRMPHKCYHGKTGRVYNVTQHAVGIVVNKQVKGKILAKRINVRIEHIKHSKSRDSFLKRVKENDQKKKEAKEKGTWVQLKRQPAPPREAHFVRTNGKEPELLEPIPYEFMA, from the coding sequence ATGACgaacacaaagggaaagaggagaggcaccCGATATATGTTCTCTaggccttttagaaaacatggagtTGTTCCTTTGGCCACATATATGCGAATCTATAAGAAAGGTGATATTGTAGACATCAAGGGAATGGGTACTGTTCAAAAACGAATGCCCCACAAGTGTTACCATGGCAAAACTGGAAGAGTCTACAATGTTACCCAGCATGCTGTTGGCATTGTTGTAAACAAACAAGTTAAGGGCAAGATTCTTGCCAAGAGAATTAATGTGCGTATTGAGCACATCAAGCACTCTAAGAGCCGAGATAGCTTCCTGAAACGcgtgaaggaaaatgatcagaaaaagaaagaagccaaagagaaaggcacCTGGGTTCAACTAAAGCGCCAGCCTGCTCCACCCAGAGAAGCACACTTTGTGAGAACCAATGGgaaggagcctgagctgctggaacctattccctatgaattcatggcataa